Proteins from a single region of Chryseobacterium sp. T16E-39:
- a CDS encoding M16 family metallopeptidase codes for MKKQLTYIAVAFLFTGMLSAQKIDLNAMPKPGPTPAINIAKPKTFQLSNGLTVMVVENNKLPRVNANLSMDRPPYYEGNVTGVSEIMAEQLENGTTNISKDEFNKKIDFLGANLSFSSGGAFANSLSKYFPEVLNLMADAIINPKFSAEEIQNSKERTIEGLKSEEKNASSIASRVSNALQYGKNTARGEFETIESINKIQLADVQNVYKKYYAPDNAYLVIVGDVKYDQVKPLIEKAFNGWKKSNTAFTALEPASNVAKTEINVVDVPSAVQSVVSVGNLNTLKMKDANYFPATIANYILGGGGEARLFMNLREKNGFTYGAYSSMNASKYSPDFSAEASVRNEVTDKAVKEFMNELNAISTVKPEELENAKAKLKGSFIMSLEKPETIAKFALNQKVQDLPSDFYTNYLKSIDKVTAADVANAVKTTILPNQSRIFIAGKASDISEGLEKLGYPVKYFDKEANPVTKPTAQKVDASVTIGSVADKYINAIGGLAAVQKISSISIEATTKVQGMDMTMKMIQGNNGKMAMNISAMGNTLQKIVFDGKDGYMEVQGKKMPLPETEKADMAKEELFPELSFAKSPEYKLAGIEKYNNDDSYVVKGAKNTYYYSVKTGLKNGELKGTSPTTYSDYKDVSGVKLPFSILNNMGGMDINLTVKSYQINQAKDADFK; via the coding sequence ATGAAAAAGCAATTAACATATATAGCAGTAGCATTTTTATTTACAGGAATGCTTTCCGCACAAAAAATAGATCTTAATGCAATGCCTAAACCAGGACCTACTCCTGCCATCAACATTGCAAAGCCAAAAACGTTTCAACTGAGCAACGGTCTTACAGTAATGGTCGTTGAAAACAACAAATTACCTAGAGTAAATGCCAACCTTTCTATGGACAGACCTCCATATTACGAAGGGAACGTGACCGGGGTAAGCGAGATTATGGCAGAACAGCTCGAAAACGGAACAACCAATATCTCCAAAGATGAATTCAATAAAAAAATTGATTTCTTAGGGGCTAACCTTAGCTTCTCATCAGGAGGAGCTTTTGCAAATTCTCTTTCAAAATATTTCCCTGAGGTATTAAACTTAATGGCTGACGCTATTATCAACCCTAAATTCTCTGCTGAAGAAATTCAAAATTCTAAAGAAAGAACAATTGAGGGTTTAAAGTCTGAAGAGAAAAATGCATCATCTATTGCATCAAGAGTTTCTAACGCTTTACAATACGGAAAAAATACAGCCAGAGGGGAATTTGAAACTATTGAATCGATCAATAAAATTCAGTTGGCAGACGTTCAGAATGTTTACAAAAAATATTATGCCCCTGACAATGCTTATTTAGTGATCGTTGGAGACGTTAAGTACGATCAGGTAAAACCTTTGATCGAAAAGGCATTTAACGGATGGAAGAAATCAAACACTGCATTTACAGCTTTAGAGCCGGCATCCAATGTTGCAAAAACGGAAATTAACGTTGTTGATGTACCTTCCGCAGTACAGTCTGTAGTTTCTGTAGGTAACCTGAACACACTGAAAATGAAGGATGCCAATTACTTCCCGGCAACGATAGCCAACTACATTCTTGGAGGTGGTGGAGAAGCAAGACTTTTCATGAACCTTAGAGAGAAAAATGGATTTACATATGGAGCTTATTCAAGCATGAATGCCAGTAAATATTCTCCGGACTTTTCTGCTGAAGCAAGTGTAAGAAACGAGGTTACAGACAAAGCTGTAAAGGAATTCATGAATGAGCTTAATGCAATCTCAACCGTAAAACCTGAAGAACTGGAAAATGCGAAAGCTAAATTAAAAGGAAGCTTCATCATGTCTTTGGAAAAGCCTGAAACTATTGCAAAATTTGCTTTAAACCAAAAAGTCCAGGATCTTCCTTCAGATTTTTATACCAACTATTTAAAATCTATCGATAAAGTAACTGCAGCGGATGTTGCTAACGCAGTAAAAACGACCATCCTTCCTAATCAAAGCAGAATTTTTATCGCAGGTAAAGCATCTGATATTTCTGAAGGTTTAGAAAAATTAGGGTATCCTGTAAAATATTTCGACAAGGAAGCTAATCCTGTTACAAAACCTACAGCACAGAAAGTTGACGCCAGTGTTACTATTGGATCCGTTGCAGACAAATATATCAATGCAATTGGAGGTTTGGCTGCTGTTCAAAAGATCAGTTCTATTTCTATAGAGGCCACTACAAAAGTACAGGGAATGGACATGACAATGAAAATGATTCAGGGGAATAATGGAAAAATGGCAATGAATATTTCGGCAATGGGAAATACATTACAAAAAATTGTATTCGACGGAAAAGATGGCTATATGGAGGTTCAAGGAAAAAAAATGCCATTACCCGAAACTGAAAAAGCTGACATGGCAAAAGAAGAGCTTTTCCCGGAATTATCATTTGCAAAATCTCCTGAATATAAATTAGCAGGAATTGAGAAATACAATAATGATGATTCTTATGTGGTAAAAGGTGCTAAAAACACTTACTATTACAGTGTGAAAACAGGATTGAAGAATGGTGAACTGAAAGGAACCAGCCCTACCACTTATTCAGACTATAAAGATGTTTCCGGTGTAAAACTCCCATTCAGCATTCTTAACAATATGGGTGGTATGGATATCAACTTAACGGTAAAATCATATCAGATCAATCAGGCAAAAGATGCTGATTTTAAATAA
- the secG gene encoding preprotein translocase subunit SecG, with amino-acid sequence MDSIFILLMVLVMIASILLVIIVMAQNPKGGGLSSTFGGASSAQFGVQRTNDFMEKATWTLGGTIIVLILISVVITGKPSQTAPVQQPAKKEAPAKQDAPASQTSTPAKTTVPAK; translated from the coding sequence ATGGATTCTATATTTATACTATTGATGGTTCTTGTTATGATTGCTAGCATTTTACTGGTAATTATTGTTATGGCTCAAAACCCTAAAGGTGGAGGCCTTTCCAGTACTTTCGGAGGTGCTTCATCAGCTCAATTTGGGGTACAGAGAACCAATGACTTCATGGAAAAAGCAACATGGACTTTAGGAGGAACGATCATTGTTCTTATTCTTATAAGTGTTGTAATTACAGGAAAGCCATCACAAACAGCTCCGGTTCAGCAACCTGCTAAAAAAGAAGCTCCAGCAAAACAAGATGCACCTGCTTCTCAAACTAGCACACCTGCTAAGACAACGGTTCCTGCTAAATAA
- the recR gene encoding recombination mediator RecR: MDYPSKVLAKAVDEISGLPGIGRKTALRLALHLLKQPSSRAMGLGNSLINLVNEIKYCKECHNFSDFDICEICSSPKRSDEVICIVEDVRDVIAIENTGKYTGKYLILGGKISPMEGVGPGQLNIPSIERKLNTGVVKEFIFALSATMEGDTTAYYIYKKFKHFEVNFSSIARGISVGDELEYADEISLGRSIINRLPYNEKD; the protein is encoded by the coding sequence ATGGATTACCCAAGTAAAGTTTTGGCAAAAGCTGTCGACGAAATTTCCGGACTTCCGGGAATTGGTAGGAAAACAGCCTTGCGTTTAGCACTTCACTTATTGAAACAGCCTAGTTCCAGAGCAATGGGATTAGGAAACTCTCTTATCAATCTGGTTAATGAAATAAAATACTGTAAAGAATGTCATAATTTTTCCGATTTCGATATTTGTGAAATATGCAGCAGCCCTAAAAGAAGTGATGAAGTGATTTGTATTGTAGAGGATGTCCGGGATGTGATTGCTATCGAAAATACAGGAAAATATACAGGAAAATATCTGATTTTGGGTGGAAAGATCTCTCCAATGGAAGGAGTAGGGCCAGGCCAGTTAAATATTCCAAGTATTGAAAGAAAATTAAATACGGGAGTCGTAAAAGAATTTATTTTTGCTTTGAGTGCAACAATGGAAGGGGATACTACTGCTTACTATATTTATAAAAAGTTCAAACATTTTGAGGTGAATTTTTCCAGTATTGCCAGAGGTATATCAGTTGGGGATGAGCTTGAATATGCAGATGAGATCTCTTTAGGCAGATCAATTATCAATAGACTTCCTTATAACGAAAAGGACTAA
- a CDS encoding glycosyltransferase family 2 protein has product MNTKLSIIIVNYNVTQLLRNCLLSIQKYIKGVAYEVVVIDNASTDVSWKDLIREFPDFHFIASENNDGFAKANNAAIKTAKGEYILILNPDTELEGFYMDDILNFADSHSEFGCLGVRMHDAKGQFLPESKRSVPDMFNSFEKLFVKFKNNDSKSYYRNDIEENEISEVEVITGAFLLVKKEVYEKVGGLDEAYFMYGEDIDLCYTLLREGLKNYYYGKASILHHKGESTVKDELYLKRFYGAMHIFISKYYKESKPLQYSFLKAGLKLRHKIEKIKLK; this is encoded by the coding sequence ATGAACACAAAGCTATCAATTATAATTGTTAACTATAACGTTACCCAATTACTTAGAAACTGTCTTTTATCTATTCAGAAGTATATAAAAGGAGTAGCATATGAAGTAGTGGTTATTGATAATGCTTCTACAGATGTTTCATGGAAAGATCTTATTAGGGAATTCCCGGATTTTCATTTTATCGCTTCTGAAAATAATGATGGTTTTGCGAAAGCTAATAATGCTGCTATAAAAACAGCAAAGGGAGAATATATTCTTATTCTAAATCCTGATACAGAGCTGGAGGGATTTTATATGGATGATATTTTAAACTTTGCGGACTCTCATTCTGAATTTGGATGTTTAGGAGTAAGAATGCATGATGCTAAAGGCCAATTTTTACCTGAAAGTAAACGTTCTGTTCCTGATATGTTCAATTCCTTTGAAAAGCTGTTTGTTAAATTTAAAAACAATGATTCGAAGTCTTATTACCGGAACGATATTGAAGAAAATGAAATTAGTGAGGTAGAAGTTATAACAGGAGCTTTCCTTCTTGTTAAAAAAGAGGTTTACGAAAAAGTTGGAGGTTTGGACGAAGCATATTTCATGTATGGTGAGGATATTGATTTGTGTTATACTTTGCTAAGAGAAGGGCTTAAAAATTATTACTACGGTAAAGCTTCCATATTACATCATAAAGGAGAAAGTACAGTAAAAGATGAGCTTTATCTGAAGCGGTTTTATGGAGCGATGCATATTTTTATCAGTAAATATTACAAGGAATCAAAACCTCTGCAGTATTCATTTTTAAAAGCGGGGCTAAAGCTTCGGCATAAAATAGAGAAAATCAAGTTAAAATAA
- a CDS encoding aminoacyl-histidine dipeptidase → MELSNIEPQIIWKNFSKLNAVPRPSKKEEKVIAFIKGFGESLGLPTTVDEVGNVIIKKPATAGMENRKSIVLQSHLDMVCQKNSDVNFDFDTEGIKMEIDGDWVKAKGTTLGADNGLGVATIMSILESSDIPHPDLEALFTIDEETGMTGALGLKPGQLTGQILLNLDTEEDDEIDIGCAGGIDVTITQNYEVEAAKGQIVRIEIKGLQGGHSGMDIHKGFGNSNIILGRLLYNGLAKENIQLISIDGGGLRNAIPREAVATISVRNANEFIEELTNGLKKEILEEFATVEPGLQINIENSTSSDKAISEEDSKKIILVLKSLHNGVYRMSPDVKDLVETSNNVARVELKGGNLRILNLSRSSVDSTKYAVAEQLKSVAELAGMEIEFGGSYPGWKPKPGSEIVQLMEKIYIQKFTEKPHVVACHAGLECGIIGANYPEMEMVSFGPTIRGAHSPDEKANIPSAQKFWTFLKEILANIPQK, encoded by the coding sequence ATGGAATTATCCAATATAGAACCGCAAATTATCTGGAAAAATTTCTCCAAATTAAATGCTGTTCCAAGACCTTCAAAAAAAGAAGAAAAAGTAATCGCATTTATTAAAGGATTTGGTGAGAGTTTAGGATTACCAACGACGGTAGATGAAGTAGGAAACGTTATTATTAAAAAGCCTGCTACTGCAGGAATGGAAAATCGCAAGTCAATCGTACTGCAATCCCATCTTGACATGGTATGTCAGAAAAACAGTGATGTAAATTTTGATTTCGATACGGAAGGAATTAAAATGGAAATTGACGGAGACTGGGTGAAAGCCAAAGGAACTACACTGGGAGCTGATAATGGCTTAGGGGTAGCTACTATTATGTCTATTTTAGAAAGTTCTGATATTCCACATCCTGATTTGGAAGCTCTTTTCACTATTGATGAAGAAACTGGAATGACGGGAGCCCTGGGATTAAAACCTGGACAGCTTACCGGGCAGATTTTATTAAATCTTGATACGGAAGAAGATGACGAGATCGATATCGGTTGTGCCGGAGGAATCGATGTTACCATTACTCAAAACTATGAAGTAGAGGCTGCTAAAGGACAAATTGTAAGAATTGAAATTAAAGGATTACAGGGTGGTCATTCAGGAATGGATATCCATAAAGGTTTCGGAAATTCTAATATTATTTTAGGCAGATTACTATACAACGGCTTAGCTAAAGAAAATATACAGTTAATTTCAATTGACGGAGGTGGATTAAGAAATGCTATTCCAAGAGAAGCTGTGGCTACTATCTCTGTAAGAAATGCCAATGAATTCATAGAAGAACTAACCAACGGTCTTAAAAAGGAAATTTTAGAAGAATTTGCTACTGTTGAACCAGGCCTTCAGATCAATATTGAAAATTCAACAAGTTCAGATAAAGCAATTTCAGAAGAAGATTCCAAAAAGATCATTTTAGTTCTAAAATCTCTTCATAATGGTGTTTATAGAATGAGTCCTGACGTAAAGGATCTCGTAGAAACATCAAACAACGTAGCCAGAGTAGAATTAAAGGGTGGAAATTTAAGAATATTAAACCTTTCAAGATCATCAGTAGATTCTACAAAATACGCAGTTGCTGAACAATTAAAGTCTGTTGCTGAATTAGCAGGAATGGAAATAGAATTTGGTGGTTCTTATCCGGGATGGAAGCCAAAACCAGGTTCTGAGATCGTTCAGCTCATGGAAAAGATTTATATTCAAAAATTCACAGAAAAACCTCATGTTGTAGCTTGTCACGCAGGTTTAGAATGTGGCATCATTGGAGCTAATTATCCTGAAATGGAAATGGTAAGCTTCGGACCTACCATCAGAGGGGCTCACTCTCCGGATGAAAAAGCAAATATCCCTTCAGCACAGAAATTCTGGACTTTCCTAAAAGAGATTTTAGCGAATATCCCTCAGAAATAA